The segment ATGgcgtaataaattattgaccAGTCCACTCTGCCTGTCTGTGCTAAGAAGGCAAACACTACTGAAACAGGCCCAAATGTGACTAGAACTAAAATATCACCTAATGCTATATACTTTAAACCAATGCCACCCGTGTACAGGAAGGATGATGATAGTCCTCCGAAGTACACGAGGGCCAAGTGCTCCATGCGTGCAGGTGACAGTATCACCAGTGGGACGAAGAATGCACACCCTGCCAAGTACAGTAAAGCACCAAGCGAAACCACTTCGTCTATACTCAAAATATGGTCGACTAAAGTTCTGTCGTCCGATTTCCGGTTATCAATTCCCTTGACAAAGTCGAAGTAAGTGTTGACAATATTGCCGGCGCCGTGTACGGGCACTACGGTGCATAATGTCAGCAGTAGTGTGCACCAGCTGAAGCCAGTGTCGCCGGGCAACCGGTACGCAAGCGCAGCCCCTAACAGCGTCGGCAGCAGGCTCGCACTCAGCGACCACGGCCGCAACGCCACTACGTACGTGCGCACTTTCATCAAGGGGTTCCGAGTCGGTATTGTCTTCTCTTTCGGCTGTTCGAGTAGGTTTCCTTCGACTACAATATCTTCTTCCATTTTTGTGTTGTTATCCATTCTACTACAtctatttatatacaatatcgCTAATTTTCACTCAacattttgcttttaattttttgtatttacccGAAACGTATTTAGGTTAATGTACACAACTGACTTCACACTTCATATATCACCCAGAATACCAACTAAACAAAGTGTTGccttcaattattattatattatgtaccatCAAACATATCTCTTATACTGTCTTGCACCATAAAATCTTATGACATACAAACTGGCATAGGTACCGTAAACTTgaactaactttatttattgtttgggTACCAAAAAAGTAATTGTcgcacaatttaaaattattttgagtatGCCCATGAAACAGTAAAATTAATAGAAttactttttctttatatttcgaattacaaattttattttataaatagtggcGATTTACAAAATGCAAAACTTGGTCTACATAGCAAGTAGCAACACAAATGTCAAACCGCATACGTCACATCAAAAAATGATAGCGTTATCACTATAGGGATGTTTGTAATCGATtctagaaacataatcaatttcattaaaacaaataacgaTTCTTCCcctttttttatcattatttattatattcacgtCTATGAAAGGGCCTTATAAGCATGTAATTGAGAGTATTAGCTAAGGTTCTATGAACTGACGATAACCTGACATCAATCGCTTTTGAATGATCCAGGCCCTGA is part of the Manduca sexta isolate Smith_Timp_Sample1 chromosome 10, JHU_Msex_v1.0, whole genome shotgun sequence genome and harbors:
- the LOC115444393 gene encoding ubiA prenyltransferase domain-containing protein 1 homolog, which translates into the protein MDNNTKMEEDIVVEGNLLEQPKEKTIPTRNPLMKVRTYVVALRPWSLSASLLPTLLGAALAYRLPGDTGFSWCTLLLTLCTVVPVHGAGNIVNTYFDFVKGIDNRKSDDRTLVDHILSIDEVVSLGALLYLAGCAFFVPLVILSPARMEHLALVYFGGLSSSFLYTGGIGLKYIALGDILVLVTFGPVSVVFAFLAQTGRVDWSIIYYAIPLALNTEAILHSNNTRDLEIDSKAEIVTLAILIGRTSSYLLYAFLLFTPYIVFVVASVRCSLWFLLPMLTLPRAFEIERRFRSPETMTYVPRQTARLNFYFGMLYMISCLFASRLPFLLW